In a genomic window of Rhinolophus ferrumequinum isolate MPI-CBG mRhiFer1 chromosome 2, mRhiFer1_v1.p, whole genome shotgun sequence:
- the FAM131A gene encoding protein FAM131A isoform X2, whose product MLPKSRRALTIQEIAALARSSLHGISQVVKDHVTKPTAMAQGRVAHLIEWKGWSKPSDSPAALESAFSSYSDLSEGEQEARFAAGVAEQFAIAEAKLRAWSSVDGEDSTDESYDEDFAGGTDSDMAGQLPLGPHLQDLFSGHRFSRPVRQGSMEPESDCSQTVSPETLCSSLCSLEDGLLGSPAHLASPLLGEELLLANLPPSRESAFRSLGPLEAQDSLYNSPLTESCLSPADEEPAPCEDSQPLCPPPVGSWERQRQASDVASSGVVSLDEDEVQTEEQ is encoded by the exons ATGCTGCCCAAGTCCCGGAGAGCCCTAACTATCCAGGAGATAGCTGCGCTGGCCAGATCCTCTCTGCATG gTATTTCCCAGGTGGTGAAGGACCACGTGACCAAGCCCACCGCCATGGCCCAGGGCCGAGTGGCTCACCTCATTGAGTGGAAGGGCTGGAGCAAGCCGAGTGACTCGCCTGCTGCCCTGGAATCTGCCTTTTCCTCCTATTCGGATCTCAGTGAGGGTGAACAAGAGGCTCGCTTTGCAGCAG GAGTGGCCGAGCAATTTGCCATTGCAGAAGCCAAGCTCCGGGCATGGTCTTCAGTGGATGGCGAGGACTCCACTGATGAATCCTATGATGAAGACTTTGCTGGGGGAACTGACTCAG ACATGGCTGGGCAGCTGCCCCTGGGACCCCACCTCCAGGACCTCTTCTCTGGCCACCGATTTTCCCGGCCTGTGCGCCAGGGCTCCATGGAACCTGAGAGCGACTGCTCGCAGACCGTGTCCCCAGAGACCCTGTGCTCTAGTCTGTGCAGCTTGGAGGACGGGTTGCTGGGCTCCCCAGCTCACCTGGCCTCCCCGCTGCTGGGTGAAGAGCTGCTCCTTGCCAACCTGCCCCCGAGCCGGGAAAGTGCCTTCCGCAGCCTGGGCCCATTGGAGGCCCAGGACTCACTCTACAACTCTCCCCTCACGGAGTCCTGCCTTTCCCCCGCCGACGAGGAGCCAGCTCCCTGCGAGGACAGCCAGCCGCTCTGCCCGCCACCAGTGGGCAGCTGGGAACGACAGCGGCAAGCCTCCGACGTGGCTTCTTCTGGGGTGGTGTCCTTAGACGAGGATGAGGTGCAGACAGAGGAACAGTGA
- the FAM131A gene encoding protein FAM131A isoform X1, producing the protein MPMISVLGKMFLWQREGPGGRWTCQTSRRVASDPAWAVEWIELPRGLSLSSLGSARTLRGWSRSSRPSSVDSQDLPEVNVGDTVAMLPKSRRALTIQEIAALARSSLHGISQVVKDHVTKPTAMAQGRVAHLIEWKGWSKPSDSPAALESAFSSYSDLSEGEQEARFAAGVAEQFAIAEAKLRAWSSVDGEDSTDESYDEDFAGGTDSDMAGQLPLGPHLQDLFSGHRFSRPVRQGSMEPESDCSQTVSPETLCSSLCSLEDGLLGSPAHLASPLLGEELLLANLPPSRESAFRSLGPLEAQDSLYNSPLTESCLSPADEEPAPCEDSQPLCPPPVGSWERQRQASDVASSGVVSLDEDEVQTEEQ; encoded by the exons ATGCCTATGATTTCTGTGCTGGGTAAAATGTTTCTGTGGCAGCGTGAAGGGCCTGGCGGACGATGGACTTGTCAGACAAGTCGCAGAG TGGCCTCGGACCCCGCGTGGGCTGTGGAGTGGATCGAACTTCCTCggggcctctctctctcttccttgggATCTGCTCGGACCCTTCGAGGCTGGAGTCGGTCCTCCCGCCCTTCCTCCGTGGACAGCCAGGACTTGCCAGAG GTGAATGTTGGAGACACAGTCGCGATGCTGCCCAAGTCCCGGAGAGCCCTAACTATCCAGGAGATAGCTGCGCTGGCCAGATCCTCTCTGCATG gTATTTCCCAGGTGGTGAAGGACCACGTGACCAAGCCCACCGCCATGGCCCAGGGCCGAGTGGCTCACCTCATTGAGTGGAAGGGCTGGAGCAAGCCGAGTGACTCGCCTGCTGCCCTGGAATCTGCCTTTTCCTCCTATTCGGATCTCAGTGAGGGTGAACAAGAGGCTCGCTTTGCAGCAG GAGTGGCCGAGCAATTTGCCATTGCAGAAGCCAAGCTCCGGGCATGGTCTTCAGTGGATGGCGAGGACTCCACTGATGAATCCTATGATGAAGACTTTGCTGGGGGAACTGACTCAG ACATGGCTGGGCAGCTGCCCCTGGGACCCCACCTCCAGGACCTCTTCTCTGGCCACCGATTTTCCCGGCCTGTGCGCCAGGGCTCCATGGAACCTGAGAGCGACTGCTCGCAGACCGTGTCCCCAGAGACCCTGTGCTCTAGTCTGTGCAGCTTGGAGGACGGGTTGCTGGGCTCCCCAGCTCACCTGGCCTCCCCGCTGCTGGGTGAAGAGCTGCTCCTTGCCAACCTGCCCCCGAGCCGGGAAAGTGCCTTCCGCAGCCTGGGCCCATTGGAGGCCCAGGACTCACTCTACAACTCTCCCCTCACGGAGTCCTGCCTTTCCCCCGCCGACGAGGAGCCAGCTCCCTGCGAGGACAGCCAGCCGCTCTGCCCGCCACCAGTGGGCAGCTGGGAACGACAGCGGCAAGCCTCCGACGTGGCTTCTTCTGGGGTGGTGTCCTTAGACGAGGATGAGGTGCAGACAGAGGAACAGTGA